Proteins from a genomic interval of Peromyscus leucopus breed LL Stock chromosome 12, UCI_PerLeu_2.1, whole genome shotgun sequence:
- the LOC114697658 gene encoding keratin-associated protein 13-1-like, with protein sequence MSYSCCSGSFSSRSYGGQLHYPYSSCGSSYPRHLIHSTNFCSPRTYHVGSSLHSGCRQNCFQPIRCQTSHVVHSSCQRPCYTPRVSSFCSPCRTTDACSLGFGSSSCHSLGYGSRSFYTSGCGSSGFRPVSYGVCHYPSIGYGSGFCHPTYVTSRNFQSSSHRPICGSAI encoded by the coding sequence ATGTCCTACAGCTGCTGCTCTGGAAGCTTCTCCTCTAGATCCTATGGGGGTCAGCTACACTACCCCTACTCTTCCTGTGGCTCTTCCTATCCCCGTCACCTGATCCACAGCACTAACTTCTGCTCTCCCAGAACCTACCATGTGGGCTCCTCTCTCCACAGTGGCTGTCGTCAGAACTGCTTCCAGCCCATCAGATGCCAGACttcacatgtggtgcacagctcCTGCCAGCGGCCCTGCTACACCCCAAGGGTCTCCAGCTTCTGCAGCCCCTGCAGAACCACAGACGCTTGCTCTCTGGGTTTCGGGTCCAGCAGCTGCCACTCCCTTGGCTATGGGTCAAGGAGCTTCTACACTTCAGGATGTGGCTCCAGTGGCTTCAGACCTGTGAGTTATGGAGTCTGCCACTACCCTTCCATTGGTTATGGTTCTGGATTCTGCCACCCAACCTATGTGACTTCTAGAAACTTCCAGTCTTCTAGTCACAGGCCCATCTGTGGCTCAGCCATCTAG
- the LOC114697657 gene encoding keratin-associated protein 13-1-like gives MSYSCYSGNFSSRSCGDHLNYPHSSCGSSYPRHLVQSSSFFSPRTCHLGSSLHSGCRQNCFQPIRCQTSHVVHSSCQRPCYTPRVSSFCSPCRTTYAGSQGFGSSSCHSLGYGSRSSYSLSCGSSGFRPQGFSSLGYGSGFCHPSYVPYRTCQSSCYRPSCGTGSRFY, from the coding sequence ATGTCCTACAGCTGCTATTCTGGAAACTTCTCCTCCCGTTCCTGTGGAGATCACCTGAACTATCCTCACTCCTCCTGTGGCTCTTCCTATCCCCGGCACCTGGTTCAGAGCTCTAGCTTCTTCTCTCCCAGAACCTGCCATCTGGGCTCCTCTCTCCACAGCGGATGTCGTCAGAACTGCTTCCAGCCCATCAGATGCCAAACTTCTCATGTGGTGCACAGCTCCTGCCAGCGGCCCTGCTACACCCCAAGAGTCTCCAGCTTCTGCAGCCCCTGCAGGACCACATACGCTGGCTCTCAGGGCTTTGGGTCCAGCAGCTGCcactctctgggctatgggtctagaagctcttactcactgagctgtgGATCCAGTGGCTTTAGACCCCAGGGTTTCTCTTCATTGGGCTATGGATCTGGATTCTGCCACCCATCCTATGTGCCCTATAGAACCTGCCAGTCTTCTTGTTACAGACCAAGCTGTGGTACTGGATCTAGATTCTACTGA